In Cryptomeria japonica chromosome 5, Sugi_1.0, whole genome shotgun sequence, the genomic window AATACTTTATGGGCATCTTTACTTTTGCAAATTAAGCATTAGGTACTGTAAATAAACAAGCTTTTATAGAACCAAGCTAATTTTTAGCTCTAGAACTTTTTCCCATTTCCTTAAAGCTTTCCTATAACTAATGATTCTCTGCATTGATCACCTTCCGACAAATGCTGACAAACTCACTTTTTAACTAGAGAGCTATTATTTCTAGGGAAGCATACACATAATCCTGCAACAAGCAGAAATTAAAATGTCTCATTAATAACAAGTTcaggaaaaaatttaaaaaacaaaattcaaaatcaccTCCTCCTCCATGATGTTCAGGAGTAAGGGATTTGTTAAAACTTCTTGCAGTGTTGTTATCTGCAGCGACTGCAATCTGGTTTGCATCTGAAGCACTGGAATTCCACAGAGACATGTGAACTTCATTGACAGCTTCATTCATTTtctcatttggtgacagattaatTATTTTGTTCTCATTTGGCGACAAATTTCCATAGGAATCCAATCTACCGCTCACGCCTACACTCCCCTGAGACCTAAACGCAAATTGAGGAATGGAACTGGCATTATACACATTCGACCCAAAGCGCCCGTGACTCGAACACTTGATGTCCCTGGATGCTTCCTCGTCGAAGTTTGAAGTTCTGGGTGTATGCCCTGTGATAGAATTCATATCTGCAGGCTGAAAATTTGAGTGCCTGGAACTGAGATTATTAGCTCCACAATGACTCACCGAAAACATTGAGTAGAAATCAGAATTGTTAAAACTGGTGCCTTTCGGTGTAAGATTGCGAGAAGAGTCAAGAGAATACATCTCTACACCTGTCATATTTGGAAGCGAAGGAAAGGATTCGAACCCCTGTGACCtgcaccaaaccaaaaatcataatTTTAACTCTGCTTTACAGCTCTGAACTgttctttattttaaaaaaagatGACAGACCTGGAAGAAGTTGATCTGCGGACTGTTACGTAAAGCTTCCCATCCTCTCCAACTGCTGCCTCTGTCTGCAGAGGCTCTCTGAAAGACACTACATGAGAATCCACCCTTACAGAAACAATTTTAGCAGCAGATTCAGGGAACTGCTCCATTAGAAGTTCTCTGGCTCCTCTGTACTCAAACAATACCATCATGATGGTATACCAAATAACACTCTGCAAAACCACCACCTGCACCATTAAGCTCCCAGAGAAATCCCCATACATTCCCTTGAGCAGAGGAATCCCCATCACCAGAGTATTAGGCAGAGTAGACAAGGAAAACAACGTAATCATCCACTCCAACCTTCCTCTCTTCCCAAACTGCGCCCATATTCCCAATACCACCAAAATAATCCCCTTCTGCAAGGAATCCGCAGCAATGAATTTGTAATTCATGGCATATATGTTGTTGGTCGAGATAAAATGAAATGACAGCAGGGGGACTGCAAAAATGGCCACAAAACGGTTTATTCCAGAGCACTGATCAGCATTAAAAATCTTCCACCATTTGACAGAGCCATATGCAAGAATCATGGCCACATACAGGGGAACCACCGAACTTAGCACATTGTACAAATCCTTCCCATTAATCATGTTTGTTCCTCAGTACCCAAGAAACTGATTTTTTACCTTCAGCTCGAGTGGCATGGACCATTTAA contains:
- the LOC131039033 gene encoding probable auxin efflux carrier component 1c isoform X1; amino-acid sequence: MINGKDLYNVLSSVVPLYVAMILAYGSVKWWKIFNADQCSGINRFVAIFAVPLLSFHFISTNNIYAMNYKFIAADSLQKGIILVVLGIWAQFGKRGRLEWMITLFSLSTLPNTLVMGIPLLKGMYGDFSGSLMVQVVVLQSVIWYTIMMVLFEYRGARELLMEQFPESAAKIVSVRVDSHVVSFREPLQTEAAVGEDGKLYVTVRRSTSSRSQGFESFPSLPNMTGVEMYSLDSSRNLTPKGTSFNNSDFYSMFSVSHCGANNLSSRHSNFQPADMNSITGHTPRTSNFDEEASRDIKCSSHGRFGSNVYNASSIPQFAFRSQGSVGVSGRLDSYGNLSPNENKIINLSPNEKMNEAVNEVHMSLWNSSASDANQIAVAADNNTARSFNKSLTPEHHGGGGPVREPDGSNQDFSSSPGTKAIISQGVQDVEMANPNPKLGPTSSVNNDGKPARNAIAMPPVSVMTRLILIMVWRKLIRNPNTYSSVLGLIWSLVAYRWNIKMPKLVHSSIAILSDAGLGMAMFSLGLFMALQPRIIACGKSIAAFAMAVRFLVGPAVMAAASLAIGLRGTLLQVAIVQAALPQGIVPFVFAKEYNVHPEILSTAVIFGMLIALPITLLYYVLLGL
- the LOC131039033 gene encoding probable auxin efflux carrier component 1c isoform X2; this translates as MINGKDLYNVLSSVVPLYVAMILAYGSVKWWKIFNADQCSGINRFVAIFAVPLLSFHFISTNNIYAMNYKFIAADSLQKGIILVVLGIWAQFGKRGRLEWMITLFSLSTLPNTLVMGIPLLKGMYGDFSGSLMVQVVVLQSVIWYTIMMVLFEYRGARELLMEQFPESAAKIVSVRVDSHVVSFREPLQTEAAVGEDGKLYVTVRRSTSSRSQGFESFPSLPNMTGVEMYSLDSSRNLTPKGTSFNNSDFYSMFSVSHCGANNLSSRHSNFQPADMNSITGHTPRTSNFDEEASRDIKCSSHGRFGSNVYNASSIPQFAFRSQGSVGVSGRLDSYGNLSPNENKIINLSPNEKMNEAVNEVHMSLWNSSASDANQIAVAADNNTARSFNKSLTPEHHGGGVREPDGSNQDFSSSPGTKAIISQGVQDVEMANPNPKLGPTSSVNNDGKPARNAIAMPPVSVMTRLILIMVWRKLIRNPNTYSSVLGLIWSLVAYRWNIKMPKLVHSSIAILSDAGLGMAMFSLGLFMALQPRIIACGKSIAAFAMAVRFLVGPAVMAAASLAIGLRGTLLQVAIVQAALPQGIVPFVFAKEYNVHPEILSTAVIFGMLIALPITLLYYVLLGL